A genome region from Anastrepha obliqua isolate idAnaObli1 chromosome 4, idAnaObli1_1.0, whole genome shotgun sequence includes the following:
- the LOC129246107 gene encoding 60S ribosomal protein L11, translated as MRDLHIRKLCLNICVGESGDRLTRAAKVLEQLTGQQPVFSKARYTVRSFGIRRNEKIAVHCTVRGAKAEEILEHGLKVREYELRRDNFSATGNFGFGIQEHIDLGIKYDPGIGIYGLDFYVVLGRPGYNVAHRKRKSGTVGFPHRLTKEDAMKWFQQKYDGIILNSKK; from the exons AtgcgggatcttcacattaggAAGCTGTGTCTAAACATCTGCGTTGGCGAATCTGGTGACAGACTTACCCGTGCCGCTAAG GTGCTGGAGCAACTGACGGGTCAACAGCCAGTCTTCTCAAAAGCTAGATACACTGTGCGTTCCTTTGGTATTCGTCGTAATGAAAAAATCGCCGTCCACTGCACAGTTCGTGGTGCCAAGGCTGAAGAAATTTTGGAACACGGCTTGAAAGTACGTGAATATGAATTGAGACGCGACAACTTCTCTGCCACCGGTAACTTCGGCTTCGGTATTCAGGAACACATTGATTTGGGTATCAAATACGATCCTGGCATCGGCATTTATGGTCTGGACTTCTATGTCGTTTTGGGTCGCCCAG GCTACAATGTAGCACACAGGAAGCGTAAGTCTGGCACAGTTGGTTTCCCACACCGTCTTACAAAGGAGGATGCCATGAAATGGTTCCAACAGAAATACGATGGCATTATTCTTaatagtaaaaagtaa